The sequence below is a genomic window from Verrucomicrobiia bacterium.
CGGAACTCTCCAAGTACGCGCCGCGCATTACCGCCATTCACATCAACCCCGAGAAAATCGGCGCTGTCATCGGGCCGCAAGGCAAGGTCATCAAGGGCATCGTGGAAGCCACCGGCTGTCAGATCGACATCGAGGACGACGGCACGATTCACATCTTCTCAACGGACGGCGAAGCCGCCGACCGCGCCATCGAACAGATCAAGTCCATCACGGCGGAAGTCGAGGTTGGCAAGATCTATCGCGGCAAGGTCGTTGGCATCAAAGAATTCGGCGCCTTCGTCGAAATCATGCCCGACCGCGATGGTCTCCTGCACATCAGCGAAATTGCTGACCACCGCGTCAACAAGGTGGAAGACGTACTGAAACTCGGCGATGAAGCGTGGGTCAAGGTCTTGGGGATCGATGATCGTGGCCGTGTCAAACTCAGCCGCAAAGCCGCAATGGCCGAGAAAGACGTGGAAGCGAAAGCCTGAGTACCTTTCCCGGGTGATTCTTGGACGCGGCTGATGGCCCGCGAGATGGGGGATTCGTCGCGCACACTCGTGCGGGAAAGTGTTTGCCATGTTCACCACGAGTACCTATAAACGCGGCGATGTTGTCGGCGTTTCTAACTGGAGGTCACCACCATGCGGTTGCTACCCGCTAAAGCGTCCCGAATTGGGTTCCGCATCTTCCTGGCAGTCTTGATCGGCCAGGCTTGGCCGGCGCTCGCGCAGGAAGCCGCTGGCTCCGCAACAGCCACCGTGCAGAAAACTGCCTTCGAAATGATCTGGTCGGTCGCGAGGACCCCGCCGTATGTGTTCTTTGTTCTTGTCGCTTGTTCGATTCTGACAGTGACATTGATCATCGAGCGGTTCATGTACTATCGCGACGCGACCGGCAACGCCGAGGAATTGATCCGGAAAATCAAACATGCGGGCTCGCTCGCGGAAGCGCTCACCGCCATCAACGATGCGCCGGGCGTTGTCGCCCAGGTGATTCGCGCCACGATCCAGGCCTCCCGCAACGGCTGTCCTCCCGAACAAATCGAAGGCGTCGCGCAAAGCGCGGCGACCAGGGAACAGATCTCCATGGAAAAGTTCCTCCCCCAACTCGATTCCATGGTGACCCTCTGCCCGTTGCTCGGGCTGCTGGGCACAACCATCGGGATGATCAAATCCTTCAGCATCGTGGCCGCCATCGGCATGAGCGATCCCAACAAGCTGGCTGGCGGGATTTCCGAGGCGCTAATCAACACCGCAACCGGCCTGGCGGTGGCAATTCCCGCGCTCTTTGCCTACAACTATTTCACCGGCAAAAAGGAGGCCATCCTCATGGACACGGAGCGGAGCCTCGCCGAATTGATGGTCATCCTCAAGTCCTCCACCCCGCGCTGAGCCGCCCATGAAGCTCAAGCGCCGCCAAATCAAGCGGGGACGGATTGAGATCATCCCGATGATTGACACGATCGTCATCCTGCTGATCTTTTATATGAGCTTCTCGCGGTTCGCGGAGCTCCAGCGTGATGCGAGTATCAAACTGCCGCAATCCGTCGTGGGCGCCGACTTCACGCAATCCCCCAACCAGATCATCGTCAACATGGGTTCCTCCGACAACGTGACGGTGGCCGGTCATCGCTACAAAATTGGTGAACTGTCAAATCTGCTCAGCCACATGAAGACGACGGATCCGGGCCTGAACTCGTTGATCCTGCGCGGCAGCCGTGACATGAACTACAAGGACCTTAGCGCCTTCCTCAAGGTCTGCTCCAGGGCCGGCATTGCCGACGTGACGTTCGCGACATTGGAAAAATGAGACTCAAACGTCGAGCAGTGAAGCGCGGTCGCGTCGAGATTATCCCGATGATCGACACGATTCTCATCCTGCTGATTTTCTACATGACCTTCTCCACGTTCAACAAGCGCGAGAAGCGCATCGACACCAAGTTACCGCTCGTCAGCGCCAGAATCGCTCCCACACAGGTGCCGCTCGACATTATCCTACACGTCAAGGACAAGGACACCATCCTCGTCAACGATGCCAACACCTACGACATTGTCAGTCTTCGCGACACCCTGATGCAACTGGTCGCACTCGGCCAGGACACGACTGTCGTCATCGAGGGCGATCCCGATACCAGCTACCAGGATGTGATCAGTGTCCTGGATGCCTGTGCGCAAGCGCACCTGCGCAAGGTCGCCTTCCGGCCACTCGCTGAAAATGTTGCTTCCGCCCAATGAGCACAGCCTGCAACTCCACTTGCCTCCTGTCCTGCCTGGCAGCGTTGCTGCTAAGTGCGACTCCATTGTTGGCACAAGAGCCCGAATCCGCTACCGAAAAGGCCTTCCATGACGCACAGCAGTTGTACCACGATGGCAAGCTTCCCGAAGCGCTCACTGCCTTTCAACAGTTCGAGACCCAGTACAAGTTGAGCGCATCCGTTCCACAAGCAATTTACCTTCAGGGTTGGTGTTGGGCCGGCCTTCATCGATATCAGGAGGCTATCGACACCTTCGTCCGCCTCATCAAAGCAGACCCGGCTGCTCCTATCATTCCTCAGGCAATCCTGCAGGAGGCCGAGTGTTTCCAAGCATCGAAGAATTACCCGAAGGCCATCGATCTTTATCGTCAATTTGAAACACAGTATCCGCAGCACAAACTGATGCTGGGTGCCATGCTCGGTGAGGCCTGGGCGCTCCTTCGGCAGAATGATTTGAAAGCTTCGAAGGTCGTCGTGCAAAGGATACGATCGCAATTCCCCGATGACACCGAAGCCTCCGTTGGCACGTTGTTAATCCTCGGCCAGATCTCGACCACGGAAAAGAACTACGACGACGCTGAGAAAGTTTATCAGCAACTCGCGGCGAGCCACCACCCACGCGCTGCCCAAGGACTCTACCTCGCTGGCGAGGCCATGTTCGAAGCCAGGCGGTACACGAATGCCATCGCCTACTATGAACGCTTCCTTTCCACATCCGAGGCGGTCCCCGCTGTTCGTGCGCTGATTGCTTTCCGCATCGCCACTTGCTACTACGACCTCCAGAGTTTCGCCCGCGCTCGCGACAACTTCACGGCATACCTGCAACAGTATCCTACCGACGAGCGGATGCCTGATGGGTTGTTCCGCCTCGGCCGCTCTTATTTCCAGCTGTCCCAAAACACCAACGATCCCACGACGGTCCACGAAAACCTGACCAACGCGGTGAAGAGCTACGAACTGATCCGCTCGAAGTTCCCGAAGAGCGGGCTGGTGCCGGAGGTTACCTTCCAACTCGGCTATCTCTACGCCTATCTCGGCGCAGAGGGTATTGACAGGTCAGTCACTTCGTTCCAAGAATTTGTAAACCGTTGGCCCGACAACCAGCTCGTTCCGGAAGCCCTCTACCAGATCGCTCGCAATGAAGCGGTGAGGTCGCACTTTGATGCCGCCATCCGGGCCTATCGGCGACTCATCGACAAATATCCGAATCATGATCTCACACCGTTCGCTGTTCAGGAGATTGCCGCCGTGTATGACGCTGTTGGTAACGATATGTTCCGGAAAGAACGTTTTGCCCAGGCACGGGATGCCTTCCAAAAGTCTCTCGCGCTTGATCCGAAAGACCCGCGCACGACATCGCTTGCCCGGTTTGGTTTCGCGGAGGCATGCTTGCGTCTGAACCGGCTTGATGACGCGGAAAAAGCCTTCAATCAGGTGCTCACTGCCGACCCACAGAACACTGCCGCCCAATTGGATCTCGCGAAGGTTTACCTGGCGCAAGCCAACTCTTCCACCAACGCCAAGGCAGTCGACCTCCTCAACAAAATCATGGCCAGCAGCAAGGGCGAGAGCGCCAGCGAGGCCGCGTTCCTGCTCGGCAACTACTTCTTCAACCTCCGGGACAATGAGAAGGAAAACAAGAAGACCGCTCTCCCGTACTATCTGCGCGTGGCCTTGCTGACCAGCGGCCCGCGCGGCGAGGAAGCGTCGTTCCGCAGCGGACAATGCCATCAGGTCCTGGGCAATACGGATGCGGCCCGCAGCGCATTCCAGGCGTATCTACGTCGCTTCCCCGCTGGAAGGTTTAGTGGCAATGCGCAGCAGGAATTGGCAGTGCTGCCTGCATCCCCACCGCAATCCTAAGCGATGAAAGCCATCACGAGCAAATTCCCGGCGTGGTTGACGGCGCAAACGCGTCTTATGCGGTTCTTCATCATTGCGCTATTGCTCCATGCCGCTTTGCTGGCTGTTCTGGGATCAATCAGAATTGTGGCCATCCTGCCGAATGTCGTCGCCTCGTTTGAAGCCGCCTCCCTGCCGCCACCCGTATCTGATAAGGAGCCCGACAACCCCAATGCCGCGTATCGTGATTTCGAATACAAAGGTGCGACGGTCGGCGGTGGTGGCGGAACACCGGGCAAAGGCGCCGGCGGTGTACCCGCCGCCGGTAGCACGCCGGAAACCTACAAAGCCCACATCTTGACCCCGTCCGCAGAAGCGAACCAGGATAACGCTGCCGAGGTCATCGGCGTGATGAGTGAGGCAGCCACCGCGATTGTTCGCCCCGTGGGCAATCCCAGCGACATGGGCCTGGCATCACCGGTTGGCATGGGGGAAACGAAGATCGGCACCGCCGGAGTCATGGGACCCGGCGGCGGGAACTTCGGCGCGCGCATGGGCCCGCAACGCGCGATGAATCTCAACAAGTTTCAGGGCAGCGCCGAGACTGAAAGGGCCGTCGTGTCAGCTCTCCGTTGGCTGAAGGCCAACCAGGAAAGGGCCGGCTCGTGGAAATGCGGCCAGAGCGCCCCGGCGGGCACGGCACTCGCCACACTCGCGTTCCTGGGACATGGCGAAACTCCGGATTCAACGGAGTTCGGTCAGGCCGTTAGCAAGGGCCTGTTGTATCTGGCGCAACATATTGATACCAACGGGCTCGTTAGCGGCGTAAACCAGGACTACGTCGGCTACGGCTATTCGCAAGGTCCGGTCGTCCTCGCGCTATCGGAAGGCTACGCGATGACACAATCACCGATTCTCCGAAAACCGCTCGACCGGGCCCTCCAAGCCGTCTTTCGCGGACAGGCGGCGCCAAAAACCCGGCCTCAAGATGTCGGTGGATGGCGCAACCAGTCGCAGCCCAATGACTCGGATGTATCGGTTACCGGATGGATGGTTCTGGCCCTGAAGTCAGCCCAGGCCGCCGGCGTTGAAATTCCCCAAGCCGTGTTCGACAAAGCCGCGCAGTATCTCTGGAACATGTACGACACGAAAAACCCGGGCTTCGGCTACCAAAAACCGGAGCGTTACCCATCCATGACCGCCGTCGGCGTCTTGTGCCAGCAGTTCCTCGGCAACGAAAACGACCTCCGCATCAAGGCCTCTCTGGATTACCTGCGCGAACAGAAGGTCGACTGGGAAAAAACCGAAGGTGATTTCATCCTCTACGGTTGGTACTACATGACCCAGGCAATGTTTCAGGGAGGCGGCCCGTATTGGGAATACTGGAACAACGAGATTCGCGACACGATGGTGAAGAACCAACAACGTGACGGACGCTGGCTGCCGCCCCCGCACAGCAACATCGAAACCCGGGAACTCGCCAACACACCCGCCTACTCCACCGCACTGGGCGCGCTGATTCTCGAAGTCTATTACCGCTACCAGCCGATCGACCAACTTGTCGGGTCATCAGGCAAAGGCAGATCGGAAGCCGCGCACGACTAGGGTTTGCGCGCGCCCGGCTTGCACTCGGGCTTGTCCTTGCCCAGTGGCTCCTTCTTGACAGTAATGTTAGCTGCACCGGCACATTTGTCGCGGTTTTCGGCGATGAAGCTGTTCCACTTTGCCGGCAGGTCGCTCTCGGTGAAAATCGCCTCCACGGGACAGACCGGAACGCACGCCGTGCAGTCGATGCACTCATCGGGATGGATATACAACCGATCGTCGACTTCGTAAAAACAGTTGACGGGACAAACCTCCACGCAATCGGTGAATTTGCAACCGATACAGGGTTCAGCCACAACATGCGCCATAATCGCTCTCTCCTCTTCCTCTTTGAAATATTCGCGGTGAAACTGAGTGCGTCCTTACAGCTATGCTATACTGCGAACCGTGGGCGTTGCCAAGAGCAAATTATTGCCGCGTTGCCGCAGCATCCTCCGTCGCCTGCGGACCGCATACCCTGAAGTCCGCTGTGCGCTGCGTCACGACAACCCGCTTCAACTTCTCGTCGCGACGATCCTCAGCGCACAGTGCACAGACGCACGGGTGAATCTCGTCACCCCCGCGCTTTTCAAGCGTTATCGTACCGCCGTCGACTTCGCCACCGCGCCGTCAGCCGAACTGGAGTCGCTGATTCGCAGCACCGGCTTTTTCCGCAACAAGGCACGCTCCATCCGCAACTGCTGCCAGGGCATTGCGGCAAAGCATGGCGGCAAAGTACCCGACACGCTCGCTGAACTCATCCAACTCGACGGCATCGGTCGCAAGACGGCCAACGTCGTCCTCGGCGTCGCTTACGGCAAAGCGGAAGGCATCGTGGTGGATACACACGTCATGCGTCTCTCGCGCCGCCTGGGACTGACCCGGCAAACGACTCCCGAAAGGATTGAACAGGCTCTGATAAAAGTGGTTCCAAAGAGAGACTGGATTGATTTCTCCCATCTGCTAATTTGGCACGGGAGAAAACGCTGCACCGCGCGCCGCCCGGATTGCATCCTATGTGAAGTGGCGGATTTATGCCCGAAAATTGGCGTGAAACGTAAAGGAGACCGTAATGAAAGAACTTAAGGAAGGCGATACCGCCCCGTCGTTTCTCGAATTGGCGGCCAACAAAGGTTCAACCGTTGTCGTTTATTTCTACCCCAAGGATTTTACACCGGGCTGCACGACCGAAGCGTGTGAGTTCCGCGACCTCTACGAGAAAATCCAGGACAATGATGCCGTGGTCATCGGCATCAGCCCCGATTCACCCGAGTCGCATGAGAAATTCATCGCCGAGCATGGGCTCCCCTACTCGCTTGTCGCCGACGAAGACCACCAAATAGCCGAGGCGTACGGCGTCTGGAAGGAGAAATCGATGTACGGCAAGAAGTACATGGGCATCGAACGCAGCACGTTTGTCATAGGCCCCGATGGCGCGCTTAAAAAGATCTTCCGCAAAGTTAAAGCCCCCGGTCACGCGGGAGCGGTACTGCAAGCAATCTAGATTCAAAAAGTTGATCGAGCAGACGCCGTCTTCAGAAGCTATCACCCCGAAATAGCTTTACGGCAGCCGGTGGCTTTCTTTCACCAGCTTGGCGCACATTTGCGTCTTGTGGAGGAGGTGCGGATCTTTGTCCAGTTCGGCCACGGTTTTATCAAGGCGGTAGGACCAGTTCCCTTCGCTGACCGCGCCGGGAACATTGAACCGTCCTTCGCTGCCGAAAACGTCGGTGATCATGAACACAGCGAGCCAGGAATTGGAGTTGAGCACGCCGCGCAGGATGAGTTGATGGATGTGATCGTTGAACTCGCGCGGGGGCGCTTCCTGTTCCGCACCACAGTACTTCATCCACCGCTTCAGATCCCATCGTGCCCCGTCGTCACCACCATCAGCTTTCTCCCATAATTCGCGCCACATGCTCACAATGGGAGGGTGGTCGTGAGTCGCGGGCGTGGCCAGCGACAAACGCGGGTAAGTCTTGCCATCAACAAAAGCGTAATCCTTCTCGCGCAAAAAGTGTGGAATTTTGTAACCGGGAATTCTCAAGTGATCCAGCGTCAGCGGGACGTACGGCGGCACGACACCGAGATCTTCTGCGACGACGGCCGTATCGCCCGCTGCCTCCAGCACCATCGCCAGTAGTTCCTCGCCTTGTTTCTGGTTGAACTTCGCTCCCGCGGGAGTGTCATCGGCGTTCGGTTGAAAATGTGGCACACGACCGCCGGTGCGTTTCACGGCTTCCTCCTCGGTCAGGGGCAGGAATTTTCCGTTTTCCTTGGGTGGCCATGGGAATGAGTAAATGCGGAAGAAACCGAGCACATGGTCGATGCGGAAAAGGTGGAACACCTTGTGGATATTGCCGCAGCGGATGCGCCACCAATCATGGTTGCGCTCGCGCGAAACCTCCCACTTGTACAGCGGAATGCCCCAATTCTGCCCCCATTTCTCGGTAAACGGATCGACCTTGAAAACCTTCTCAGGTGGACACCCGCCACTCCAGGCAAGGTCGAAGATGGCACGATTGCCCCAAACATCGGAACTGTAGCGGTTGACGCCGAAGGGGATGTCACCCATCAGGTACACTTTCTTCTGCGTGCCGTGCTCCTTGACCTTCTGCCATTGATCGTAAGCGATCCATTGGACGTACGCGCAAAAGAGGATGCGCTCGGCGTACGCATCGCGCTGCCGTGGCGACAACGACAGGAACCATGACCACGCCTTCTTCGGGTTCTGGCGATCCACCGGCCATTCGTCCCACGTGGGCCAGTCGTGGTAATCCTCCATCAACACGCGAAACATCGCGTAGTCGGAAATCCAGTCCCCATTCTCGCCCAAGAACGTGCGAAACCCCTCACTACGCTCAGTTTTATTGTTCCAGTGCTCCGCAAGGAACGCCTCAAACGCCGCGCGTAGTAGCGCGCGTTTCAGTTCCTTCACCTTCGTATATTTCACCGCACCCGCGCGCAGTTCCTTGAGCAACTCCGACTTCGCAATCTCCTTGAATTTCGCTGCCGACAAATCCGGAATATACTTCGGTGAGATGGCGATCGTCGTTGGGTCGAGCGCCATCGAACTGATGGCATTGTACGGCGAGTTGTCGTCGCTGGTTTCATTGATCGGCAGCACCTGCAACATGCTGAACCCATGCTTGTGACACCAATCGATCATCTGGTTCACACCTTCGGTGTCGCCAATGCCCAGGTCCCCCTCAGTCCGAATCGCAAACACGGGGCAAAGGATACCCGCAAGCTTTTTATCGGGAGAGAGCTTCATCAAGATCTAGCGGTATACTTCACGTCGATGCCCCACTGCAAGAATTACAATCGAGATTCACAGTTGTTCTGAGGTTAACGCGTCCACGAATGCAGGTATTGGCTCGCCATCGTAAACGAACTGCTGATTGATGGAAGGATTGTTGAACACAGCCGCAAACCTTTCAATGATTTCTGGATTCTTATCAACCACGTACACGGCCGGCGAACCGTTTTTGGTATTTGTCGCCAAAAAATAGCGCATTTCAAGGTCGGTAGGGGGCAAAGAGTATCCGAGGACAAAAACTCTCTTCGCAGCTTGAAGTGCATAGCTCGCTCTGGTCCAAAGTTGATGCACAGTTTCGTGCCGCAAATAATTTCCTTTATTAAATCGCGGCGGAACGATCAGAGGTGCTTTGTCGGCGATTGATGCTACCATAGGATCTTCAGGAGCAGGTGTTTGACTCCAGCCCGTATATGGAATGTAATAAATTGTTTCTCCCCTAGCGAACTCACTGCCAGAGTAGAACCAACTACCTGATCCGTGTAGCTTAAATAGGCGGAACGTTGACGTGTGCTTTGCAGCGAGAACGGCGCCGAGGCGCTGTCCGGAGGGGGTGAGTGGAACAGGGTATAGATTGCCAGTCTTTATCCCTAATGATGCTGCGCATCTCTCCACCAACGAATCGTAATTGAGCGTGAAGACCGACACCGAATTTGTACGCCAGTATTCGACTAATTGTGTAAACCAAGTAGGACATTCGTAGCCGACGGCTATTTCTTCGCGTACAAACAAACGATTCTTGATAGCGCCTAACGCATCAAGGCCAAGTGCCCGATTTCGTAAATTCTCTGCTTCCATCAGCCAGGGATGATCTTCCAATAAAAAGGACAACCACAACTCTAATTCCCGTCGGAATAGGTCACAAATTGCAGGCCTTCTGTTATTGGCCAGCCAGAACTTCTCGACTTCGTCCGACAGTTCCGGAAGCAAAAGCATTTGGGAAAATATAGCCTTCGAAAAGCCTGCTCCCAAAATGAATACGTCGCTCATCTTCAAGACTGGTGCAACTACAGCTTCGCCACCTTCACGTCGAAGATGTCCTTGTCCTTGCGGATTTCAGAAAGGAGAGCGTCGCTGGGCGCGCTGTCGAGATTTAGCACCGTCAATGCCTGCCCGCCTTCCTTGTCGCGACCGAGGGACATGCTGGCGATGTTGACACCGTGCTTGCCCATGATCGTGCCGATCCAACCGACGATGCCCGGCCGGTCCTTGTTGCTCATCATGAACAATACACCGTGCGGTACCACCTCGACCGGCATGTCGTTAATGCGGACGATACGCGGATTGTTCGCCGAACCGTAGAACGTGCCGGACACGCTCGCGACCTGCCCCTCCACAAACGCGCGGACGTTGATCAGCTCTGCATAATCAATCGGCTCATTGCTCTTCACTTCGCCGACACGAATGCCAAGCGTTTGCGCGATGACAGGCGCGTTGACGTAATTCACATCGCCGCCTTGGGCGTTTTCGAGGAAACCTTTCAGGACCGCCCGCCCAATCGGGCCGCTCTCCAACTCTCCCGCCTTGCCGCAAAACTCAATCGCAAGTCGCTCGATACGCTGCGGTGCGATCTGCGCCAAGAGCCGACCCATCTTCTCGCCGAAGGTCAGGTAGGGTTGCAGCACCGCCAGCACTTTCGCGTCGATGGTCGGCATATTCACGGCGTTGCGGATGGTGCCACCCGCCAACACATCGGCAATCTGCTCAGCAACCTCCACACCGACCGATTCCTGCGCTTCCTGCGTCGATGCCGCGAGATGCGGCGTCATCACGACCTGCGGCAATTCCAGCAGCGGCGAATCCTTAGGCGGCTCCTGCTCATAAACGTCGAGCGCCGCGCCGCCAACCTTGCCGCCTTTGATGGCGTCGTACAAATCCTTCTCGTTGATGATGCCGCCGCGCGCGCAGTTGATCAGCCGCACGCCATCCTTCATCTTCGCAATCGTATCTTTGTTGATCATCCCGCGCGTCTGGTCGGTCATCGGGACATGCACCGTAATGAAATCTGAGCGCGAGTAGATCTCATCGAGTTCCACGACTTCAACCTGCAGTGCCTTCGCGCGGCTCAGGCTCAGGAACGGATCATACGCCAACACGCGCATCCCAAACGCAATCGCCCGCCGCGCCACCTCCGTGCCGATGCGCCCCATGCCAATAACGCCAAGGGTCTTGTTGTAGAGTTCAGTGCCTTCAAAGGATTTGCGGTCCCACTTCCCCGCCTTCATCGATGCGTGGGCCTGCGGAATACTACGAGCCAGCGCCATCATCATGGAGAACGTGTGCTCTGCCGTGGAGATCGTGTTGCCGCCGGGCGTGTTCATCACGATGATGCCCCGACGCGTCGCTGCGTCCACATCGACGTTATCAACGCCAACACCGGCCCGCCCGACAACGCGGAGTTTCTTCGCGGCTTCGATGACGCGTTTGTTCACCTTGGTCTGGCTGCGAACGACCAGCGCGTCGTATTCGCCAATGATTTCGCAAAGCGCGTCCTCTTTCAGGCCAACGTTTTCGTCAACCTGGAAAGCCTTGTTGGCACGCAGCAATTCGACGCCACGTTTTGAGATTGGATCAGCAATCAGGATTTTCATGAGTTTACACGCAACCGCAAGGTTGCAAACGGCATCCAATCTGCGATGTTAGCGGGCGTTTCACAAGGAAAAATCATGCGGGACGTCAAACTTTACTCGCGTAACTGGTGCGGCTGGTGCGTCGAAGCCAAAAACTACTTGAAGGCGCATGGCATCCCATTTACCGAAATCGACGTGGGTCGCGACCC
It includes:
- a CDS encoding S1 RNA-binding domain-containing protein, with amino-acid sequence ELSKYAPRITAIHINPEKIGAVIGPQGKVIKGIVEATGCQIDIEDDGTIHIFSTDGEAADRAIEQIKSITAEVEVGKIYRGKVVGIKEFGAFVEIMPDRDGLLHISEIADHRVNKVEDVLKLGDEAWVKVLGIDDRGRVKLSRKAAMAEKDVEAKA
- a CDS encoding MotA/TolQ/ExbB proton channel family protein, whose translation is MRLLPAKASRIGFRIFLAVLIGQAWPALAQEAAGSATATVQKTAFEMIWSVARTPPYVFFVLVACSILTVTLIIERFMYYRDATGNAEELIRKIKHAGSLAEALTAINDAPGVVAQVIRATIQASRNGCPPEQIEGVAQSAATREQISMEKFLPQLDSMVTLCPLLGLLGTTIGMIKSFSIVAAIGMSDPNKLAGGISEALINTATGLAVAIPALFAYNYFTGKKEAILMDTERSLAELMVILKSSTPR
- a CDS encoding biopolymer transporter ExbD — protein: MKLKRRQIKRGRIEIIPMIDTIVILLIFYMSFSRFAELQRDASIKLPQSVVGADFTQSPNQIIVNMGSSDNVTVAGHRYKIGELSNLLSHMKTTDPGLNSLILRGSRDMNYKDLSAFLKVCSRAGIADVTFATLEK
- a CDS encoding biopolymer transporter ExbD, translated to MRLKRRAVKRGRVEIIPMIDTILILLIFYMTFSTFNKREKRIDTKLPLVSARIAPTQVPLDIILHVKDKDTILVNDANTYDIVSLRDTLMQLVALGQDTTVVIEGDPDTSYQDVISVLDACAQAHLRKVAFRPLAENVASAQ
- a CDS encoding tetratricopeptide repeat protein; this encodes MSTACNSTCLLSCLAALLLSATPLLAQEPESATEKAFHDAQQLYHDGKLPEALTAFQQFETQYKLSASVPQAIYLQGWCWAGLHRYQEAIDTFVRLIKADPAAPIIPQAILQEAECFQASKNYPKAIDLYRQFETQYPQHKLMLGAMLGEAWALLRQNDLKASKVVVQRIRSQFPDDTEASVGTLLILGQISTTEKNYDDAEKVYQQLAASHHPRAAQGLYLAGEAMFEARRYTNAIAYYERFLSTSEAVPAVRALIAFRIATCYYDLQSFARARDNFTAYLQQYPTDERMPDGLFRLGRSYFQLSQNTNDPTTVHENLTNAVKSYELIRSKFPKSGLVPEVTFQLGYLYAYLGAEGIDRSVTSFQEFVNRWPDNQLVPEALYQIARNEAVRSHFDAAIRAYRRLIDKYPNHDLTPFAVQEIAAVYDAVGNDMFRKERFAQARDAFQKSLALDPKDPRTTSLARFGFAEACLRLNRLDDAEKAFNQVLTADPQNTAAQLDLAKVYLAQANSSTNAKAVDLLNKIMASSKGESASEAAFLLGNYFFNLRDNEKENKKTALPYYLRVALLTSGPRGEEASFRSGQCHQVLGNTDAARSAFQAYLRRFPAGRFSGNAQQELAVLPASPPQS
- a CDS encoding ferredoxin family protein, coding for MAHVVAEPCIGCKFTDCVEVCPVNCFYEVDDRLYIHPDECIDCTACVPVCPVEAIFTESDLPAKWNSFIAENRDKCAGAANITVKKEPLGKDKPECKPGARKP
- the nth gene encoding endonuclease III encodes the protein MGVAKSKLLPRCRSILRRLRTAYPEVRCALRHDNPLQLLVATILSAQCTDARVNLVTPALFKRYRTAVDFATAPSAELESLIRSTGFFRNKARSIRNCCQGIAAKHGGKVPDTLAELIQLDGIGRKTANVVLGVAYGKAEGIVVDTHVMRLSRRLGLTRQTTPERIEQALIKVVPKRDWIDFSHLLIWHGRKRCTARRPDCILCEVADLCPKIGVKRKGDRNERT
- the bcp gene encoding thioredoxin-dependent thiol peroxidase, which codes for MKELKEGDTAPSFLELAANKGSTVVVYFYPKDFTPGCTTEACEFRDLYEKIQDNDAVVIGISPDSPESHEKFIAEHGLPYSLVADEDHQIAEAYGVWKEKSMYGKKYMGIERSTFVIGPDGALKKIFRKVKAPGHAGAVLQAI
- a CDS encoding 4-alpha-glucanotransferase yields the protein MKLSPDKKLAGILCPVFAIRTEGDLGIGDTEGVNQMIDWCHKHGFSMLQVLPINETSDDNSPYNAISSMALDPTTIAISPKYIPDLSAAKFKEIAKSELLKELRAGAVKYTKVKELKRALLRAAFEAFLAEHWNNKTERSEGFRTFLGENGDWISDYAMFRVLMEDYHDWPTWDEWPVDRQNPKKAWSWFLSLSPRQRDAYAERILFCAYVQWIAYDQWQKVKEHGTQKKVYLMGDIPFGVNRYSSDVWGNRAIFDLAWSGGCPPEKVFKVDPFTEKWGQNWGIPLYKWEVSRERNHDWWRIRCGNIHKVFHLFRIDHVLGFFRIYSFPWPPKENGKFLPLTEEEAVKRTGGRVPHFQPNADDTPAGAKFNQKQGEELLAMVLEAAGDTAVVAEDLGVVPPYVPLTLDHLRIPGYKIPHFLREKDYAFVDGKTYPRLSLATPATHDHPPIVSMWRELWEKADGGDDGARWDLKRWMKYCGAEQEAPPREFNDHIHQLILRGVLNSNSWLAVFMITDVFGSEGRFNVPGAVSEGNWSYRLDKTVAELDKDPHLLHKTQMCAKLVKESHRLP
- the serA gene encoding phosphoglycerate dehydrogenase, translated to MKILIADPISKRGVELLRANKAFQVDENVGLKEDALCEIIGEYDALVVRSQTKVNKRVIEAAKKLRVVGRAGVGVDNVDVDAATRRGIIVMNTPGGNTISTAEHTFSMMMALARSIPQAHASMKAGKWDRKSFEGTELYNKTLGVIGMGRIGTEVARRAIAFGMRVLAYDPFLSLSRAKALQVEVVELDEIYSRSDFITVHVPMTDQTRGMINKDTIAKMKDGVRLINCARGGIINEKDLYDAIKGGKVGGAALDVYEQEPPKDSPLLELPQVVMTPHLAASTQEAQESVGVEVAEQIADVLAGGTIRNAVNMPTIDAKVLAVLQPYLTFGEKMGRLLAQIAPQRIERLAIEFCGKAGELESGPIGRAVLKGFLENAQGGDVNYVNAPVIAQTLGIRVGEVKSNEPIDYAELINVRAFVEGQVASVSGTFYGSANNPRIVRINDMPVEVVPHGVLFMMSNKDRPGIVGWIGTIMGKHGVNIASMSLGRDKEGGQALTVLNLDSAPSDALLSEIRKDKDIFDVKVAKL